One Enterococcus silesiacus genomic window carries:
- a CDS encoding maltose phosphorylase, with protein sequence MNSEYLLTLNDLNNQSPEYIETLFALSNGHLGIRTSSVVKGKTTHGNPGTFINGFYDTHPIVYGEWAYGYAKNHQTIVKLPDIRSLIIEIDGEKSNETDWLVEQTDFQLNMKTGMLEERYEIETLQGKKFTLSLCSFLSYSHSEISIFQYTIEALNFSGEMMITKNIAFQESKANDEGTIDPRVASSKSKLGIKQLNNEWLEVRTEFSGQAILISQLMETTDGANEIGCQSVSKRVFVRENQAVILTNYVVLSKPLTTDNCHVIETEKNKLTEVRNSLKFDQLVEEQVQHFSEFWQASDIEITGDPILQKGIRFNVFHLYQNAGRDGLTNFAAKGLTGEGYEGHYFWDTEMYILPFFIYTQPKIAKQLLTYRVSILPKAQERAKELAQESGALFAWRTINGEEASAYYPAGTAQVHINADIAYAFQLYERVTGDHQFIAESGAEVIFETARFWLNYGSWIGAEFCINGVTGPDEYTALVNNNYYTNKMAQNNLSYAVTLAQRLNSVKEEEWSAWQEAAEGMKLPYDHEQQLIKQDDTFFEKAKWPFAETPKENYPLLLHYHPMIIYKHQVCKQADALLAEMLFPQDYSMEQIQRDYQFYEDVTTHDSSLSRSIFSILASRTKQLDKAYSYFMDTALMDLTDLQGNAKDGIHAANMGGSWLSIIYGFAGLTSAGQTIQIENHLPKEIEALAFKLTIHGTPVKVQMDQQELNVTLLESNELSIKQVTKNKVIIVIH encoded by the coding sequence ATGAATTCTGAGTATTTGCTGACTTTAAACGATCTTAATAATCAAAGTCCTGAATATATTGAAACCTTGTTTGCATTGAGCAATGGTCATTTAGGAATACGTACATCCAGCGTTGTAAAAGGTAAAACAACACACGGTAATCCTGGAACATTTATCAATGGATTTTATGATACGCATCCTATTGTTTATGGAGAATGGGCCTATGGTTATGCGAAAAATCATCAAACGATCGTAAAACTGCCTGATATAAGAAGCCTCATTATCGAAATTGATGGAGAAAAGTCAAATGAAACAGATTGGCTTGTGGAACAAACCGATTTTCAATTAAATATGAAAACAGGCATGCTGGAAGAACGTTATGAAATCGAGACATTGCAAGGAAAGAAATTTACGCTATCTCTTTGTTCATTTCTTTCTTATTCACACTCTGAGATTAGCATTTTTCAGTATACGATCGAAGCGCTGAATTTTTCTGGTGAGATGATGATCACTAAGAATATAGCGTTTCAGGAAAGCAAAGCCAATGATGAGGGCACGATCGATCCGCGAGTTGCTTCGTCTAAAAGTAAACTTGGTATCAAGCAACTAAACAATGAGTGGCTCGAAGTGAGAACAGAATTCAGTGGACAAGCTATTTTGATTTCTCAACTGATGGAGACAACTGATGGGGCGAACGAAATTGGTTGTCAATCTGTTTCAAAACGAGTTTTTGTTCGAGAAAATCAAGCAGTTATTTTGACAAACTATGTTGTGCTGTCAAAACCTCTCACAACGGATAATTGTCATGTCATCGAGACAGAAAAAAACAAATTAACCGAAGTCAGGAATAGCTTGAAGTTTGATCAGTTAGTCGAAGAACAGGTACAGCATTTTTCTGAATTCTGGCAAGCAAGTGATATTGAAATCACTGGTGATCCGATTCTTCAAAAGGGCATTCGTTTTAATGTATTTCATTTATATCAAAATGCAGGTCGAGATGGTCTAACAAATTTTGCTGCGAAAGGATTGACTGGTGAAGGGTACGAAGGACATTATTTTTGGGATACAGAAATGTATATCTTGCCGTTCTTCATCTATACACAACCGAAAATTGCCAAACAATTACTAACGTATCGGGTATCGATTTTACCAAAAGCGCAAGAACGAGCAAAGGAATTGGCGCAAGAGAGCGGGGCGTTATTTGCTTGGCGGACGATCAATGGCGAAGAGGCTAGTGCGTATTATCCTGCTGGAACAGCTCAAGTCCATATCAACGCCGATATTGCCTACGCCTTTCAATTATATGAACGAGTAACAGGAGATCACCAATTTATCGCAGAATCTGGTGCTGAGGTGATTTTTGAAACCGCACGTTTTTGGCTGAACTATGGTAGTTGGATCGGTGCTGAATTCTGTATTAATGGTGTGACGGGGCCCGATGAGTATACAGCCTTGGTCAATAATAATTACTACACAAATAAGATGGCACAAAATAATTTGAGCTATGCCGTTACTTTAGCGCAACGTTTGAATTCAGTTAAAGAAGAAGAATGGTCTGCTTGGCAAGAAGCGGCCGAAGGGATGAAATTGCCATACGATCATGAACAACAACTGATCAAACAAGATGACACCTTCTTTGAAAAAGCTAAATGGCCATTTGCAGAAACGCCAAAAGAGAATTATCCGTTGTTACTACATTATCACCCGATGATCATTTATAAACATCAAGTATGTAAACAGGCGGATGCCTTACTAGCTGAAATGCTGTTTCCACAAGATTACTCAATGGAGCAAATTCAAAGAGATTATCAATTTTATGAGGATGTTACGACGCATGATTCTTCGTTGTCACGCTCGATATTTAGTATTTTAGCTAGTCGTACGAAGCAACTAGATAAAGCATATAGTTATTTTATGGATACCGCGCTGATGGATCTAACGGATTTACAAGGAAATGCGAAAGATGGAATTCATGCAGCGAACATGGGCGGTAGCTGGCTAAGTATTATTTATGGCTTTGCTGGCCTCACAAGTGCAGGTCAGACAATCCAAATTGAGAATCATTTGCCAAAAGAAATTGAGGCATTGGCATTTAAGCTAACGATTCATGGTACACCAGTCAAGGTTCAAATGGATCAACAAGAATTAAACGTAACACTTTTAGAATCAAACGAACTATCTATAAAACAAGTAACTAAAAATAAGGTAATCATTGTAATCCACTAA
- a CDS encoding PTS glucose-like IIB subunit translates to MTSKDNYNELAQQIIENIGGKENVVSAVHCATRLRFHLKDDTKVNEQALKELNGVVDINPTPTQFQVIIGSHVAKVFKEVIAQGIVNGDAENNDTPSEKQETGIFNKIVDTITACMTPMIPALTAAGMIKVILSLSTTFHWLSNESSTYRVLDFIGDSAFYFMPILLAVFASRKFKVNTSLAVIVVGILLHPNFTTWVASGDPMSFLGMPIQGVGYAASVIPALLTIWIMSYIERGVDKITPSSLKIILNPTLVLLITAPLALIVIGPLGNYAGMGLAWMINLLEGKLGFIMVALLAAGMPFIVMTGMHHALTPIFVASFAATGTESLILVAQVCANLAQGGASLAVALKSKDKSVKSIATAAGISAIMGITEPALYGVTMKYKKPLIAAVIGAGISGCFAGIMHVTLYVPQNSVMAILGFSGDKGVTNVIAGVLMMIMSLIIPFILTLFLQKESKPNVSSKKIETKTTASAI, encoded by the coding sequence ATGACATCAAAAGACAATTATAACGAATTAGCGCAACAAATCATCGAAAACATTGGTGGAAAAGAAAATGTAGTTTCAGCAGTTCATTGTGCAACGCGACTACGTTTTCATTTGAAGGATGACACTAAAGTAAATGAACAAGCATTAAAAGAATTAAATGGTGTTGTGGACATCAATCCAACACCAACCCAATTTCAAGTGATCATAGGCAGTCATGTGGCCAAAGTGTTTAAAGAGGTCATTGCTCAAGGAATCGTTAATGGGGATGCTGAAAATAATGACACACCAAGTGAAAAACAAGAGACAGGGATTTTCAACAAAATTGTTGATACGATCACGGCTTGTATGACGCCAATGATCCCTGCACTGACTGCTGCTGGGATGATCAAGGTTATTTTATCATTAAGTACGACGTTCCATTGGTTATCCAATGAATCAAGCACGTATCGTGTATTAGACTTTATTGGAGATAGTGCGTTTTACTTTATGCCGATCTTGTTAGCGGTATTTGCTTCACGTAAGTTTAAGGTGAATACGTCACTTGCGGTAATTGTTGTCGGAATTTTACTGCATCCTAATTTTACTACTTGGGTTGCAAGTGGCGATCCGATGTCATTTTTAGGTATGCCGATTCAAGGGGTAGGCTATGCGGCTTCTGTCATTCCGGCCTTATTAACAATTTGGATCATGTCTTACATTGAACGTGGTGTAGATAAAATTACGCCTAGTTCTCTGAAAATCATTTTAAATCCAACGTTAGTATTACTTATCACAGCGCCTTTAGCATTGATTGTAATTGGTCCTTTAGGAAATTATGCGGGTATGGGACTTGCTTGGATGATCAATTTATTAGAAGGAAAATTAGGTTTTATTATGGTAGCGCTACTTGCGGCAGGTATGCCATTTATCGTAATGACCGGTATGCATCACGCGTTGACGCCGATTTTTGTTGCGTCATTTGCTGCAACAGGAACAGAATCATTGATTTTAGTTGCTCAAGTTTGTGCTAATTTAGCTCAAGGTGGGGCCTCATTAGCGGTAGCGTTGAAATCAAAAGATAAAAGTGTTAAATCAATTGCAACTGCTGCGGGTATTTCAGCAATCATGGGGATTACAGAACCGGCTTTATATGGGGTGACAATGAAGTATAAAAAGCCATTGATCGCAGCGGTGATCGGTGCGGGGATTTCCGGTTGTTTTGCAGGGATCATGCATGTTACTCTTTATGTACCACAAAATAGTGTGATGGCAATTCTTGGATTTTCTGGGGATAAAGGCGTAACGAATGTGATTGCAGGAGTATTGATGATGATCATGTCATTAATCATTCCATTTATTTTGACATTGTTTTTACAAAAAGAGTCAAAGCCAAATGTTTCTAGCAAAAAAATAGAAACAAAAACAACTGCTTCTGCTATTTAA
- a CDS encoding 6-phospho-beta-glucosidase codes for MQAQRGFLWGGAISAAQTEGNYLADGRKMSNFDYLPLNDQRLKPVYLDQEPTILNPVKEEIYPSRTAIDFYHTFIEDIKLLSELGINSFRFSISWSRIFPTGEEGEPNQKGLDFYDQILSELEKYQIEPIVTISHFDLPFHLVEKFNGWQSREVVDLYVKYAKTMMTYFKGRIRYWIPFNEMNMVLHIPFIGGGITFNSKENPLQIQYQAGHHQLLANALTIKAGKEIDPDAQFGAMLAAGKTYAYTCDPEDVFAALKSDRENLLFSDVQVFGEYPKFTTSFFKQNKIDLTITEQDRQILKDNTVDFVSFSYYSSACTSANKEGLEQVATNGFMTVKNPYLPESNSVWQNDPVGLRITLNQLYDRYRKPLFIVENGLGTQDVLKGQKIDDEYRIDYLKGHIQNLLLALNEDGVDLIGYMMWGIIDLTSVSEGRISKRYGVIYVDLDDEGNGTGNRLKKASYVWYQEVVKTNGAAAFNDY; via the coding sequence ATGCAGGCACAAAGAGGATTTTTATGGGGCGGAGCAATTTCGGCGGCACAAACAGAAGGAAATTATTTGGCTGATGGCAGAAAGATGTCGAATTTTGATTATCTTCCGTTAAACGATCAACGGTTAAAGCCGGTGTATTTGGATCAAGAACCGACGATTTTGAATCCAGTAAAAGAAGAAATTTATCCAAGTCGCACCGCGATTGATTTTTATCACACATTTATAGAGGATATCAAATTATTAAGTGAGCTTGGCATCAATAGTTTCCGTTTTTCGATTTCGTGGTCACGGATTTTTCCGACAGGAGAAGAAGGTGAGCCGAATCAAAAAGGTTTAGACTTTTATGACCAAATTCTTAGCGAACTTGAAAAATATCAAATTGAACCGATCGTGACGATCAGTCATTTTGATTTACCGTTTCATTTGGTGGAAAAATTCAATGGTTGGCAAAGTCGTGAGGTCGTTGATTTATATGTCAAATATGCAAAAACGATGATGACTTATTTTAAAGGGCGAATCAGGTATTGGATTCCATTTAACGAGATGAACATGGTATTGCATATTCCCTTTATTGGAGGCGGCATCACGTTTAATTCAAAAGAAAATCCATTACAAATTCAATATCAAGCGGGGCACCATCAATTATTGGCGAATGCCCTGACGATCAAAGCTGGAAAAGAAATCGATCCAGATGCTCAATTTGGGGCAATGTTAGCGGCTGGTAAAACCTATGCGTATACATGTGATCCAGAAGATGTATTTGCTGCACTCAAAAGTGATCGGGAAAATCTATTGTTTTCAGATGTTCAAGTTTTTGGAGAATACCCTAAATTTACTACGAGCTTTTTCAAACAAAATAAGATTGACTTGACGATTACAGAGCAAGATAGACAGATCTTAAAAGATAATACGGTTGATTTTGTTTCATTCAGTTATTACTCAAGCGCCTGTACTTCAGCGAATAAAGAGGGATTGGAACAAGTCGCAACGAATGGGTTTATGACAGTGAAGAATCCTTATTTACCAGAAAGTAATAGTGTCTGGCAAAATGATCCGGTTGGTCTTAGAATTACGTTGAATCAATTATATGATCGTTATCGGAAACCACTCTTCATTGTCGAAAATGGGTTAGGAACACAGGATGTATTAAAGGGTCAAAAAATTGATGATGAGTATCGAATCGATTATCTAAAAGGGCATATTCAAAATTTATTGCTGGCATTGAATGAAGACGGCGTGGATTTAATTGGTTATATGATGTGGGGAATTATTGATTTAACAAGCGTAAGTGAAGGGCGAATCAGTAAACGCTATGGTGTAATCTATGTTGATTTAGATGATGAAGGCAACGGAACCGGGAATCGATTGAAAAAGGCTAGTTACGTTTGGTATCAAGAAGTTGTGAAAACCAATGGTGCTGCGGCATTTAATGATTATTAA
- a CDS encoding AraC family transcriptional regulator — protein sequence MAIFLEMPILDPEFPFRIILNDGDILTTPHWHREIELICVTKGSINLGINDQPYTLSAGELVLINGGDIHYVLASPGSERVVFQFDLTFFARLNTDEINLNQFFEAIEPLSPKWGRENEAVVREILLEMYAEERKQALGFQFQLKADLLKLLVYLFRHIPKKKDKYQTHEKVQSKDILEKLDQVFRYVEKNYTKKITLEEVAASIGYSQFYFTKFFKRNTGKTFITFLNDYRIDKAKWLLINSDDTVSQIISQIGIESDKTFYRLFKHSMGMAPLKYREKMSIEI from the coding sequence ATGGCTATTTTTTTAGAAATGCCCATACTTGATCCGGAATTTCCTTTTCGAATTATTTTAAATGATGGGGATATTTTGACTACACCTCATTGGCATAGAGAAATTGAGCTGATTTGTGTGACAAAAGGCAGTATCAACTTAGGTATCAATGATCAACCATATACTTTATCAGCGGGAGAGTTGGTATTGATCAACGGTGGTGATATCCATTATGTGTTGGCTTCGCCTGGCAGTGAGCGAGTTGTCTTTCAATTTGATCTCACTTTTTTTGCTCGTTTAAATACAGATGAAATCAATTTGAATCAGTTTTTTGAAGCTATTGAACCTTTGAGTCCTAAATGGGGGAGAGAAAATGAAGCGGTTGTAAGGGAAATTCTGCTAGAAATGTATGCGGAAGAACGAAAGCAAGCGTTAGGGTTTCAATTTCAGCTCAAAGCAGATTTATTAAAGCTTTTGGTTTACCTTTTTAGACATATTCCTAAAAAGAAAGACAAGTATCAAACACATGAAAAAGTTCAGAGCAAAGATATTCTTGAAAAGTTAGATCAGGTTTTCCGTTATGTTGAAAAAAACTATACAAAAAAGATTACACTGGAAGAAGTCGCGGCGTCTATCGGCTACAGTCAATTTTATTTTACTAAGTTTTTCAAACGGAATACGGGAAAGACATTTATTACGTTTTTAAATGATTATCGTATCGATAAAGCGAAGTGGCTACTAATCAATTCGGACGATACTGTTTCTCAAATCATCAGTCAAATCGGAATTGAAAGTGATAAAACCTTTTATCGTTTGTTCAAGCATTCGATGGGGATGGCACCATTGAAATATCGAGAAAAGATGAGTATAGAAATCTAA
- a CDS encoding NAD(P)-dependent oxidoreductase, with product MTEKIENPLTRFYDGKFEKQSQEAPALQQKMTPVPDCGETTYKGSGKLAGRKALITGGDSGIGRAAAIAYAREGADVAINYLPFEEADAKEVKTLIEAEGRKAVLLPGDLKDETFTRKLVHDAAKELDGLDILVLNAGMQQAVDNIKDLSTQQIMDTYTTNIISMYWAVQEALDYLPKGGSIITTTSIQSAEPSANLLDYAATKGAITSFSKGLSAQLASSGIRVNTVAPGPIWTALQICGGQPPEKIPEFGQQEAIGRAGQPAELAAVYVFLASNEASYVTGQVYSITGGSFFA from the coding sequence ATGACAGAAAAAATCGAAAATCCGTTAACAAGATTCTACGATGGAAAATTTGAAAAACAATCACAAGAAGCACCTGCGTTACAACAAAAAATGACACCTGTGCCTGATTGTGGAGAAACAACTTACAAAGGCTCTGGCAAATTGGCAGGGCGTAAAGCGTTGATCACCGGTGGAGATTCTGGAATCGGACGTGCTGCAGCTATTGCGTACGCAAGAGAAGGCGCTGATGTAGCAATCAATTATTTACCTTTTGAAGAAGCAGATGCTAAAGAAGTTAAAACATTAATCGAGGCGGAAGGACGTAAAGCAGTATTATTGCCAGGAGATTTAAAAGATGAAACATTTACGCGAAAACTTGTTCATGATGCTGCTAAAGAGCTAGATGGTTTGGATATTTTAGTCTTGAACGCGGGGATGCAGCAAGCAGTTGACAACATCAAAGACTTATCAACGCAACAAATCATGGATACCTATACAACTAACATCATATCAATGTATTGGGCAGTGCAAGAAGCGCTAGATTACTTGCCAAAAGGCGGTAGTATTATTACAACGACTTCAATTCAAAGTGCTGAGCCAAGTGCAAATTTATTAGATTATGCAGCAACAAAAGGGGCGATCACTTCATTTAGTAAAGGCTTATCAGCACAATTAGCTTCTTCAGGAATTCGGGTAAACACAGTTGCTCCAGGACCGATTTGGACAGCTTTGCAAATTTGCGGTGGACAACCACCAGAAAAAATTCCTGAATTTGGACAACAAGAAGCAATTGGTCGAGCGGGACAACCTGCTGAATTAGCTGCTGTTTATGTATTCTTAGCTTCAAATGAGGCCAGTTACGTTACTGGACAAGTTTATTCGATCACAGGTGGTAGTTTCTTTGCTTAA
- a CDS encoding LemA family protein produces MKNNKTRFGLIAVIVIVLIGVFGISQYNGLAKKEQSVESQWSQVENVMQRRADLVPNLVNSVKGSMQQEQKVFGDIAKAREAYGSANNDSDKIKASQELDQSVGTLINVINENYPELKSNDNVQTLMTQLEGTENRISVERKRYNDVVKEYNEQVVSFPKNIFANMMGLGKKDYFKADPTASTVPSVNFDNSTSTSSGK; encoded by the coding sequence ATGAAAAACAACAAAACAAGATTTGGCTTGATTGCTGTAATCGTCATTGTTTTAATCGGCGTATTCGGAATTAGTCAATACAACGGATTAGCAAAGAAAGAACAATCAGTTGAGTCCCAATGGAGTCAAGTCGAAAACGTAATGCAACGTAGAGCAGATCTCGTTCCAAACTTAGTTAATAGCGTAAAAGGTAGCATGCAACAAGAGCAAAAGGTCTTTGGAGATATTGCTAAGGCCCGTGAAGCTTATGGTTCTGCTAACAATGATTCGGATAAAATCAAAGCCAGCCAAGAATTGGATCAATCTGTAGGTACCTTGATCAATGTTATCAATGAAAATTATCCAGAACTAAAATCAAATGATAACGTGCAAACATTAATGACTCAATTAGAAGGAACAGAAAACCGCATTTCAGTTGAACGTAAACGTTACAATGATGTTGTAAAAGAATACAACGAACAAGTCGTTTCTTTCCCTAAAAATATCTTTGCAAATATGATGGGTCTAGGTAAGAAGGATTACTTTAAAGCTGATCCAACAGCCAGCACTGTGCCTTCTGTGAATTTTGATAATTCTACTAGCACATCTAGTGGGAAGTGA
- a CDS encoding oligo-beta-mannoside permease IIC protein, producing MNSFMDSLGEKIMPLANKLGQNRYLSVLRDAFMLSFPLTMFGSIIVVINNLPFFSDATKGTLSSLFGNGQNATMSIMAVFVTFGIGYYLSKSYDVEGIFGGAVSFASFLLLTPFMMTLEDGTEVSGVLSLDRLGAKGMFIGMIAAFLAGEIYCRVTKKGWQIKMPDGVPPAVAKSFAALIPAILTLSVFLFINAIVTGLFNTNLHDVIYEIIQKPLVGLGSSLPATLIALFFVQFLWFFGLHGQIIVNSVMDPIWNTLMLENLDAYKAGEKLPHIITKPFMETFTVGLGGSGMTLAVILIMAFVMKKKQYRDIGRLSLAPGIFNVNEPVIFGLPIVLNATILIPWVLAPLVVTVLNYLVMAAGIVPPPTGVSVPWTVPIFFSGMLATNSILGGLLQLVDLLIVGLLWFPFLRLLDKEKESAI from the coding sequence ATGAATAGTTTTATGGATTCTCTTGGAGAAAAGATCATGCCGCTTGCCAATAAACTTGGACAAAACCGTTATCTCTCTGTTTTGAGAGATGCTTTTATGTTATCTTTCCCATTAACAATGTTCGGATCGATCATCGTTGTTATCAATAACTTACCTTTTTTCAGTGATGCTACAAAAGGAACCTTATCCTCTTTATTTGGTAACGGTCAAAATGCGACAATGAGTATTATGGCCGTCTTCGTTACATTTGGTATTGGCTATTATTTGTCTAAATCATATGATGTTGAAGGAATTTTTGGTGGAGCCGTCTCATTCGCTAGTTTTCTGCTTTTAACGCCTTTCATGATGACGCTTGAAGATGGTACTGAAGTTTCTGGTGTCTTATCTTTAGACCGTTTAGGTGCTAAAGGGATGTTTATCGGTATGATTGCAGCTTTTCTTGCTGGTGAAATTTATTGTAGAGTAACCAAAAAAGGCTGGCAAATCAAGATGCCTGATGGTGTGCCACCTGCTGTGGCTAAATCATTTGCTGCCTTGATTCCTGCTATTTTAACGCTATCTGTTTTTCTATTTATCAACGCAATCGTGACCGGTTTATTTAACACCAACCTTCATGATGTTATTTATGAAATAATTCAAAAACCTTTAGTCGGCTTAGGTAGTAGTTTACCGGCGACTTTGATTGCTTTATTTTTTGTACAATTCTTATGGTTCTTTGGTTTACACGGTCAAATCATCGTCAATTCTGTGATGGACCCGATTTGGAACACCTTGATGTTAGAAAATTTAGATGCCTACAAAGCAGGTGAAAAATTACCGCACATCATAACAAAACCTTTTATGGAAACATTCACTGTTGGACTTGGTGGCTCTGGCATGACCTTAGCGGTTATTTTGATCATGGCTTTTGTCATGAAGAAAAAACAGTACCGAGATATCGGACGTTTAAGTTTAGCACCTGGAATTTTCAATGTAAATGAACCCGTTATTTTTGGGTTACCGATCGTTTTAAATGCGACTATTCTAATTCCTTGGGTATTAGCTCCACTGGTTGTTACAGTGCTTAATTATCTTGTAATGGCAGCCGGCATTGTTCCACCTCCAACTGGTGTATCCGTTCCGTGGACTGTTCCGATTTTCTTTAGCGGCATGTTAGCTACAAACTCAATCTTAGGTGGTCTCTTGCAGCTTGTTGATTTACTGATTGTCGGTCTACTTTGGTTTCCGTTCCTACGTTTATTAGATAAAGAAAAAGAAAGTGCGATTTAA
- a CDS encoding GntR family transcriptional regulator, translating into MKPKYEEIADTLRDRIKNNIYKTDTLIPNQTDLVKEFNVSRMTVKKAIGILVMEGLLYSQRGSGTKVLNRSFWDKDTSPANEYDGLSKQMHDRHKKLKSQVILFEVEFPSTEVQERLAISKEQPVYKIIRLRILEDEPFILEHTYMPCDLVPGLTTDILKNSIYTYIKEQLSLDFAGAYRNIQADKSDEYDQQYLKCKKDDPVLEVQQVVYSKNGRPIEFSCSQNRYDQRS; encoded by the coding sequence ATGAAGCCAAAATATGAAGAAATCGCAGATACCTTGCGTGATCGAATAAAAAATAATATTTACAAAACAGATACTCTGATCCCTAATCAAACAGACTTAGTAAAAGAATTCAACGTAAGTCGAATGACAGTCAAAAAAGCAATCGGTATTTTAGTTATGGAAGGTCTTTTATATTCTCAACGAGGTTCTGGCACCAAAGTATTGAACCGCTCTTTTTGGGATAAAGATACTTCACCAGCCAATGAATATGATGGTTTGAGCAAACAAATGCATGACCGCCATAAAAAGTTGAAAAGCCAAGTTATTTTATTCGAAGTTGAATTTCCTTCAACAGAGGTCCAAGAACGTTTAGCCATTTCTAAAGAACAGCCCGTCTATAAGATCATTCGTCTTAGAATTCTTGAAGATGAGCCGTTTATTTTGGAACATACGTATATGCCTTGTGATTTAGTTCCTGGCCTTACAACAGATATCTTGAAAAATTCTATTTATACGTATATTAAAGAACAGTTATCGCTCGATTTTGCAGGTGCTTATCGAAATATTCAAGCTGATAAATCTGATGAATACGATCAACAATATCTCAAGTGTAAAAAAGATGATCCCGTTCTTGAAGTGCAGCAAGTAGTCTACTCAAAAAATGGACGTCCTATTGAGTTTTCATGTAGTCAAAATCGTTATGATCAAAGAAGTTAG
- a CDS encoding 6-phospho-beta-glucosidase, which yields MQRIFKEDFWWGAATSGPQSEGRFNKKHANMFDYWYEIEPTDFYDQVGPDVTSNFYNSFKEDIALMKEVGLNSVRTSIQWTRLIDDFETGTVNEDAVRFYNAVIDEFIAAGIRPVMNLHHFDLPVELFHKYGGWESKHVVDLYVKFAEKCFELFGDRVKDWFTHNEPIVVVEGEYLHQFHYPKIVDGKKAVQVAYNLNLASAKAIQAFRKMGLQNEGGRIGIILNLTPTYPASDSPEDLAAANIAELFNNRMFLDTAVHGEFPQELVDLFIKDGVLWESTLEELALIKENTIDVLGVNFYHPNRVKAPDVAPNSVGAWLPNRYFDEYNMPGRRMNIDRGWEIYPKALYDIAINIRDNYNNIPWFVSENGMGISGEERFMNDAGVVEDDYRIGFIREHLEWVHQGIEEGSNCFGYHLWTPIDCWSWANAYKNRYGFISTNIHTQIKTIKKSGHWFKTVAQTNTLTDQ from the coding sequence ATGCAAAGAATATTTAAAGAAGACTTTTGGTGGGGCGCTGCGACATCAGGTCCGCAAAGTGAAGGACGTTTTAATAAAAAACATGCAAATATGTTCGATTATTGGTATGAAATCGAACCAACAGATTTTTATGATCAAGTAGGGCCAGATGTAACGTCGAATTTTTATAATAGTTTTAAAGAGGATATTGCCTTGATGAAGGAAGTTGGGTTGAATAGTGTACGGACTTCTATTCAATGGACACGTTTGATCGATGATTTTGAAACTGGAACGGTCAATGAAGATGCGGTTCGTTTTTACAATGCAGTGATTGATGAGTTTATTGCAGCCGGAATTCGACCTGTAATGAACTTGCATCATTTTGACTTACCTGTGGAGTTATTCCATAAGTATGGCGGCTGGGAATCGAAGCATGTTGTGGATTTATACGTGAAATTTGCAGAAAAATGCTTTGAATTATTTGGTGATCGAGTGAAAGATTGGTTTACCCACAATGAACCGATTGTTGTCGTCGAAGGTGAGTACTTACACCAATTCCATTATCCCAAAATCGTGGACGGTAAAAAAGCAGTGCAAGTAGCTTACAACTTAAACCTAGCTTCGGCAAAAGCAATCCAAGCTTTCAGAAAAATGGGTCTGCAAAATGAAGGTGGAAGAATCGGGATTATTTTAAATCTAACGCCAACCTACCCTGCTTCTGATTCCCCCGAAGACTTAGCTGCGGCGAATATTGCTGAGTTATTTAACAATCGGATGTTTTTAGATACAGCAGTCCACGGAGAATTTCCACAAGAGTTAGTCGATTTATTTATCAAAGACGGAGTTCTTTGGGAAAGCACGCTAGAAGAATTAGCCTTGATCAAAGAAAATACGATCGATGTTCTAGGTGTTAATTTCTATCATCCAAATCGTGTGAAAGCACCAGATGTAGCGCCAAATAGTGTTGGTGCATGGCTACCGAATCGTTATTTTGATGAATACAATATGCCAGGTCGCCGAATGAATATTGATCGTGGTTGGGAAATTTATCCCAAAGCATTGTACGATATTGCCATCAATATTCGTGACAATTATAATAATATTCCATGGTTTGTTTCTGAAAATGGGATGGGAATTTCAGGCGAGGAGCGATTTATGAATGATGCAGGTGTTGTTGAAGACGACTATCGGATTGGTTTTATTCGGGAACATTTAGAGTGGGTCCATCAAGGGATCGAAGAAGGCTCGAATTGTTTTGGCTACCATTTGTGGACACCAATCGATTGTTGGTCTTGGGCGAATGCCTATAAGAACCGCTATGGCTTTATCTCTACCAATATCCATACGCAAATCAAGACAATCAAAAAATCGGGTCATTGGTTTAAAACAGTTGCTCAAACAAATACACTAACAGATCAATAA